Proteins co-encoded in one Desulfitobacterium hafniense DCB-2 genomic window:
- a CDS encoding FAD-binding protein, which translates to MSQVKKVWVLAEKTDALAQLCAGGRQLGEEVAALVWGSREEAEKAAAYGADKVYWLGSPDQGRMLEDYTTTIGELLKKEIPDLLLVQPSRRGKHMAGRLAAGLGTSVIVDAAEITIVQGDIQIKHMVYGGAAFREERAFGPTTITTVGPGVFSVPAEERGSHGEIVEVEFREPAVSVKCLEKKSKAGAEVNLNAAKRVLGVGRGFAEQADLKMAEELAGLIGAEVGCSRPIAEGVNWMARERYIGVSGAMLKPEIYFAVGISGQVQHMVGANQAKTIIAINKDKAAPIFQQADYGIVGDLYKILPVLSSLIKANR; encoded by the coding sequence ATGAGTCAGGTTAAAAAAGTATGGGTATTGGCGGAAAAAACCGATGCACTGGCCCAGCTGTGTGCCGGCGGACGTCAGTTAGGAGAAGAAGTAGCGGCTTTAGTGTGGGGGAGCCGGGAAGAAGCGGAAAAAGCAGCGGCTTATGGAGCGGACAAAGTCTATTGGCTGGGCAGCCCGGATCAGGGAAGAATGCTGGAAGACTATACGACAACCATCGGCGAACTGCTGAAAAAAGAAATTCCCGATCTTTTACTGGTGCAGCCCAGCCGCAGAGGCAAACACATGGCCGGACGCCTGGCGGCAGGCCTGGGCACCAGTGTCATCGTGGATGCGGCAGAAATTACAATTGTCCAGGGTGATATTCAGATCAAGCATATGGTCTATGGAGGTGCCGCATTCCGGGAGGAAAGAGCTTTCGGACCCACCACCATCACCACGGTAGGACCGGGGGTTTTCAGCGTTCCCGCTGAGGAGAGGGGCTCTCACGGTGAGATTGTGGAAGTGGAGTTCAGGGAGCCGGCGGTATCTGTAAAGTGCCTGGAGAAGAAGAGCAAAGCAGGAGCGGAAGTCAATCTTAACGCTGCCAAACGGGTACTGGGCGTGGGACGTGGCTTTGCTGAACAGGCCGACCTGAAAATGGCAGAAGAATTGGCCGGCTTAATCGGTGCAGAAGTTGGCTGCTCCCGCCCCATTGCCGAAGGGGTCAATTGGATGGCCAGAGAAAGATACATCGGCGTATCCGGAGCTATGCTCAAGCCGGAGATTTACTTTGCCGTAGGGATATCCGGACAAGTCCAGCACATGGTAGGGGCTAATCAAGCCAAAACGATCATTGCCATCAACAAAGACAAAGCAGCTCCGATCTTCCAGCAGGCTGATTACGGCATCGTCGGCGACCTTTATAAGATTCTTCCCGTCCTGAGCAGTCTGATCAAAGCGAATCGATAA
- a CDS encoding electron transfer flavoprotein, whose protein sequence is MNIIACYKVVPEEQDIVVLQDRSLSFARAEWKIGQYDLNAVEAGVRIAEDLGGRISALSVGAQPLENSKLKKGVLSRGPEELYLVVDSKLENADTHLTAQTLAAAIRKIGACDLILCGEGSGDLYAQQVGAQLGELLNLSCINGISKITLQDNTIIAERTLENEVEVLEIPLPAVISVTTDINLPRIPSMKNILAAGKKPVTQWDLSALELQQAENKTQVLSTLAPEQVERKQLILEGESEEVIQKLFENIRKELL, encoded by the coding sequence ATGAATATTATCGCGTGTTATAAAGTTGTTCCTGAAGAGCAGGATATCGTTGTTCTTCAGGATCGGAGCCTTTCCTTTGCCAGAGCAGAATGGAAGATCGGACAATATGACCTGAACGCTGTTGAAGCGGGAGTCCGGATTGCCGAAGATCTTGGCGGTCGGATCTCCGCCTTAAGCGTGGGTGCTCAGCCCTTGGAGAATTCCAAACTAAAGAAAGGAGTCCTCTCCAGAGGACCGGAAGAGCTTTACTTGGTAGTAGATTCCAAGCTGGAAAATGCCGATACCCATCTGACGGCTCAAACTCTGGCCGCTGCCATCCGCAAAATCGGAGCCTGTGATCTGATTCTCTGCGGGGAAGGCTCCGGCGACCTTTATGCTCAACAGGTAGGAGCCCAGCTGGGTGAACTTCTCAATCTTTCCTGCATCAACGGTATAAGCAAAATCACCCTCCAGGACAACACAATTATAGCTGAGCGTACTCTGGAAAACGAAGTCGAAGTGTTGGAAATCCCCCTGCCGGCAGTCATCTCCGTCACTACGGATATCAATCTCCCCCGTATCCCCAGTATGAAGAATATTTTAGCTGCCGGTAAGAAACCGGTGACCCAATGGGATCTGTCGGCTCTCGAACTTCAGCAGGCGGAGAATAAGACTCAAGTACTCAGTACTCTGGCCCCGGAACAAGTGGAGCGCAAGCAGCTGATTCTGGAAGGAGAATCGGAAGAAGTCATTCAAAAGCTGTTCGAGAACATTCGTAAGGAACTTTTATAG
- a CDS encoding CoA transferase, whose translation MKRKEIPQFGNLHGVKVLSTGTNIAGPFASTLLAEQGADVIQIESTLMPDMLRRQGDTWTVEHRNNRTMALNIVSEQGREVLFKLIKESHILIESSKGGTWEKWGLTDEVLWQANPQLVIAHVSGFGQTGDQEYVSRASFDTIGQAFSGYMAINGMPDPAPPYAAKPYTCDYVTALFTAWSITAALFRAWNTGVGESIDIAQFEVMARIQANALMDGLNHGKQAPRLGSYGTPLVALANVQQCKDGHWVVTGFGGQGVFKRVEELWGLADDPDFAEPHGTMQKSDGARAEKFVKAAQNFFQSHTAEEAADILNRIQVPCSVIMTYEMMSKNSHYQARDTFAEWYDPNSDKVVKGINTVPKFKNNPGRIFRGGPTYGMDNEDILAELGYSQEEIDGLYAQETIRKKW comes from the coding sequence GTGAAAAGAAAGGAAATTCCTCAGTTCGGAAATTTGCATGGAGTCAAAGTCTTAAGCACTGGAACCAATATTGCCGGTCCCTTTGCCAGTACCCTATTAGCAGAGCAGGGAGCCGATGTGATCCAGATAGAAAGCACATTGATGCCGGATATGTTGCGCAGGCAGGGAGACACTTGGACGGTGGAACACAGAAACAACCGGACAATGGCCTTGAATATTGTTTCGGAACAAGGCCGGGAAGTACTGTTCAAGCTCATTAAAGAGAGCCATATTCTTATCGAGTCCTCAAAAGGAGGTACATGGGAAAAATGGGGGCTTACCGACGAGGTGCTCTGGCAGGCCAACCCCCAACTGGTCATTGCCCATGTCTCGGGATTCGGACAGACTGGGGATCAAGAGTATGTATCCCGGGCCTCCTTTGATACCATCGGTCAGGCTTTCAGCGGCTATATGGCCATCAATGGCATGCCCGATCCGGCCCCCCCTTATGCTGCCAAACCTTATACCTGTGACTATGTCACAGCCTTATTTACCGCCTGGTCCATAACGGCCGCTCTGTTTCGCGCCTGGAATACAGGGGTGGGGGAGAGCATCGATATTGCCCAGTTTGAAGTCATGGCCCGTATTCAGGCCAACGCCCTTATGGATGGGCTCAATCATGGCAAACAAGCTCCCCGGCTGGGCTCTTACGGAACCCCCCTGGTTGCTTTAGCCAATGTCCAGCAGTGTAAAGACGGTCATTGGGTGGTGACCGGCTTTGGCGGTCAAGGAGTATTCAAGCGGGTTGAGGAGCTATGGGGATTGGCTGACGATCCGGATTTCGCCGAACCTCACGGAACCATGCAGAAAAGCGACGGAGCAAGGGCGGAGAAATTCGTCAAGGCGGCCCAAAACTTTTTTCAGAGCCATACGGCAGAAGAAGCAGCGGATATCCTCAATAGGATTCAGGTCCCCTGCAGCGTGATCATGACCTACGAAATGATGAGCAAAAACTCACATTATCAAGCCAGAGACACCTTTGCCGAATGGTATGACCCTAACAGCGATAAAGTAGTGAAGGGAATCAACACCGTTCCTAAATTCAAAAACAACCCCGGCCGGATCTTCCGGGGCGGTCCCACGTATGGCATGGATAACGAAGACATCTTAGCGGAGCTAGGCTATAGCCAGGAAGAAATTGACGGACTTTATGCCCAGGAAACCATCAGGAAAAAATGGTAA
- a CDS encoding sigma-54-dependent Fis family transcriptional regulator yields MSEKTQEDVLLAWQTFISRGIILEDKVRPIIARSWQRCLSYGLDPWSSDYPKCSDTLLKEKRREYNSLLVRIRPVMELLFAMLHCNISICDGKGFVFDLITPLKSYPRTLGTYIEEATCGNGALTIALQEKVPVRIDGYEKYRVISHPYSSVCAPIVVNKELIGAINATSPFGALPQEALEVIIAAGKLIESLLLERDGQNLAENFQPWRELIDCSSWALIFLDEENRIAAANKVACQELGCGQEEQWLNRPIEEVLIDKRDSAYLTRDDSGQPKPPQKIRFKLHDSQGGAIRSMELIRKNSLELALGRYRRVLLLDPGLPAHGGPVNPEQPVSSYLLNNHSQEVEFLGKGEEWKKIKELVSRTSPFPSSVLLLGETGTGKEVLARTIHRLSQRQGNFVAVNCGAIPRELLQSELFGYVGGAFTGARSGGSVGKFEHAHKGTLFLDEIGEMPMDMQVSLLRFLQERTVTKINSNYPKPVDVRIIAATNKNMYDLVGQGLFREDLYYRLNVIEINIPPLRERKEDIPMLAQFFVAELCKQFNILPKKIDEATMETLDRHVWPGNVRELKNVMEKAVVMTAGDTITPDVLPKQIFQTLEPPSPQPADNPGTEAEELSEKDYILHMLEQHGGNVAQTAKALNIARNTLYRRLLKHNIQLKVQPVQGNKK; encoded by the coding sequence ATGTCGGAGAAAACCCAGGAAGATGTGCTTTTAGCGTGGCAAACCTTTATATCTCGCGGAATTATACTGGAAGATAAAGTCCGGCCGATTATTGCAAGGTCTTGGCAGCGTTGTTTAAGCTACGGGTTGGATCCATGGTCTTCGGACTATCCTAAATGCTCAGATACACTCTTAAAAGAAAAACGGCGTGAATATAACTCCTTGCTCGTTCGGATCAGGCCGGTCATGGAGCTTCTGTTTGCAATGCTTCATTGCAACATATCCATTTGCGATGGGAAAGGTTTTGTTTTTGATTTAATCACCCCTCTGAAATCTTACCCCAGAACTCTGGGCACCTATATTGAAGAAGCCACCTGTGGCAACGGTGCCCTGACCATTGCCCTGCAGGAGAAAGTTCCTGTGCGGATTGACGGGTATGAGAAATATCGGGTGATTTCCCATCCGTACTCAAGCGTGTGTGCGCCCATTGTGGTGAATAAGGAACTCATTGGCGCGATCAATGCCACCAGCCCTTTCGGGGCGCTTCCCCAAGAAGCCCTTGAAGTGATCATTGCTGCGGGAAAACTGATTGAGAGCTTATTGCTTGAAAGGGACGGACAAAACCTCGCGGAAAACTTCCAGCCCTGGCGGGAGTTAATAGACTGCTCCTCCTGGGCCCTGATCTTTCTTGATGAGGAGAACAGGATAGCCGCGGCCAATAAAGTCGCCTGCCAGGAATTGGGATGCGGACAGGAAGAGCAATGGCTGAACCGGCCCATAGAAGAGGTGCTTATTGATAAAAGAGACTCGGCTTATTTAACAAGGGACGATTCCGGACAACCAAAGCCTCCCCAGAAGATAAGATTTAAGCTTCATGACAGTCAGGGCGGGGCAATCCGGTCCATGGAACTGATCCGTAAAAATAGCCTTGAGCTTGCACTAGGGCGGTACCGGCGGGTGCTGCTGCTGGACCCGGGCCTGCCTGCTCACGGAGGGCCGGTTAACCCGGAGCAGCCGGTCTCCAGCTATTTACTCAACAATCACTCTCAAGAGGTTGAGTTTCTGGGAAAGGGTGAGGAATGGAAGAAAATCAAGGAATTGGTGAGCAGGACCAGTCCTTTTCCCTCCAGTGTTTTGCTGCTTGGTGAGACGGGAACGGGAAAGGAAGTTCTCGCCCGGACGATTCATAGGTTAAGTCAGCGGCAGGGCAACTTTGTCGCCGTCAATTGCGGCGCCATTCCCAGAGAACTGCTGCAAAGCGAGTTGTTTGGCTATGTAGGGGGAGCGTTTACCGGGGCCAGATCCGGCGGTTCCGTAGGAAAATTCGAACATGCTCACAAAGGAACCCTCTTTTTGGATGAGATCGGTGAAATGCCTATGGATATGCAGGTCAGCCTTTTGCGATTTTTGCAGGAACGCACCGTGACCAAAATAAACTCCAATTATCCCAAACCTGTGGATGTGAGGATTATCGCCGCCACCAATAAGAATATGTACGACCTGGTGGGACAGGGACTTTTTCGCGAAGATCTATATTACCGGCTCAATGTGATTGAAATAAATATCCCTCCCCTTCGGGAGAGAAAAGAGGATATCCCCATGCTTGCCCAGTTCTTTGTGGCCGAATTATGCAAGCAGTTCAATATCCTGCCCAAAAAGATCGACGAAGCAACTATGGAGACCCTTGACCGCCATGTTTGGCCAGGCAATGTCAGGGAGTTAAAAAATGTCATGGAGAAGGCTGTCGTGATGACCGCGGGTGACACCATCACACCGGATGTTCTGCCTAAGCAGATTTTTCAAACTCTTGAACCCCCTTCTCCCCAGCCTGCTGATAACCCCGGAACTGAAGCAGAGGAGCTCAGTGAAAAGGACTATATCCTGCACATGCTGGAACAGCATGGGGGCAATGTCGCTCAAACAGCCAAAGCCTTGAATATTGCCCGCAATACCTTATACAGAAGATTGCTGAAGCATAATATTCAACTCAAGGTGCAGCCTGTTCAAGGAAATAAAAAATAA
- a CDS encoding DUF2284 domain-containing protein, with protein sequence MNPEITKMLGYLETLGVNHSAHIDTRDIPFNPDFREQCEQNVCGNYQKNWMCPPNVGDFAELKEKALQYKQGILFQTVHQLEDSFDFEGMQEGMAEQNRILRTFLGWVRENNLITDFLSLGIGPCPVCSRCSILDGQECRLPEQAVASVEAYGIDVTSLVKHCCIPYNNGVNTVSYVSLVLF encoded by the coding sequence ATGAATCCGGAAATCACGAAAATGTTAGGCTATTTAGAAACCCTTGGCGTTAACCATAGCGCCCATATTGATACCCGGGATATTCCCTTTAATCCTGACTTTCGCGAGCAATGCGAGCAAAATGTATGCGGCAACTACCAAAAGAACTGGATGTGTCCCCCTAATGTGGGGGACTTTGCAGAGCTAAAAGAAAAAGCTCTCCAGTATAAACAAGGTATACTATTCCAGACCGTGCATCAGCTGGAGGATTCCTTTGATTTTGAAGGGATGCAGGAAGGAATGGCCGAGCAAAACAGAATTCTGAGAACATTTTTAGGATGGGTCAGGGAAAACAATCTGATCACGGACTTTCTGTCCCTAGGCATTGGCCCATGTCCGGTCTGCAGCCGCTGCTCTATTCTCGACGGCCAGGAATGCCGGCTTCCTGAGCAGGCGGTGGCTTCAGTAGAGGCTTATGGAATCGATGTCACATCCTTAGTGAAGCATTGCTGCATACCTTATAACAATGGTGTCAATACTGTATCCTATGTAAGCCTTGTCTTGTTTTAA